Part of the Flavobacterium sp. KS-LB2 genome is shown below.
TAAATGCCTGTTTGCCTCATGCCAATAAATCGGTACGAATAGGAATTACAGGTGTTCCAGGCGTTGGGAAAAGCACTTTTATTGAAGCTTTTGGAAAATACTTGACTGGTTTAGGGAAAAAAGTTGCTGTACTTGCTGTTGATCCCAGCAGCACGATATCACACGGAAGTATTTTGGGTGACAAAACCCGAATGGAAGAATTGGTAAAAGATAAAAATGCTTTTATACGACCATCCGCTTCTGGGGAAACATTAGGCGGTGTGGCTCGAAAAACCCGTGAAACTATTACGCTTTGTGAGGCTACCGGTTTTGATACGATAATCATAGAAACCGTTGGCGTAGGTCAAAGTGAAACTGCCGTTCACAGTATGGTTGATTTTTTTCTTTTATTAAAAATTTCTGGTGCCGGCGATGAATTACAAGGTATCAAACGTGGAATCATGGAAATGGCGGACGCTATTGTCATCAACAAAGCCGATGGTGATAATATCAAAAGAGCCAATCTTGCCAAACTGGAATTCAATAGAGCGTTACATCTTTTCCCTGCCAAAAAATCAGGTTGGACACCCACAACCGCAGCCTGCAGCGCCATAACCCATGAAGGAATATCCGATGTTTGGGAAACCATTCAGAAATTTCTGGAACTGACACAAGGCAATAATTATTTCTTTGAAAAACGGAAAGAACAAAACCAATATTGGATGTTAGAAACCATCAATGAGCAATTGAAAACCAATTTTTATAGCAATCCTGAAATTCAAAAATCATTGGATTCAACTAAAAAAGCGGTGCAGAATGATGAAATTTCACCTTTTGCAGCCGCTCAATTGCTATTAGAAAAATATTTTAAAAAATAAACCTACTCTTTCTCGTAGCGTTCCATTTCTCTATCGTAAAACTCATTGGCAAGAACGATTAATCCTTCCATTTCAGTATTTAATTCGGCTTCGTCAAGATCCTCAGCTTCTTCCATAAACTCTACCTCATCATCTTTAAGATTAATAATAAATCTTGGGTAATCAAGGTGTATGATGAAAATATCTTCGGGAAAATCAGTATTATCGCCTAGTAAAAATTTTGGTAATTCCATGAATTTAATATTTAAGTAATTTATTATTTTATTTATTCTCGTTTTGCATCACCAACTTTCTTGTCAATCTCGCAAAGCGAATATACAAAAATAAAGCGGCAGCTGTTAATCCCGCTAAAAGTCCGATCCAAATTCCAACAGCTTTCAGCTCCGTATATTTTCCTAAATAGTAGGAAATAGGAAACCCAATAACCCAATACGCCACAAAGGTAATGTACATTGGGATTTTTACATCTTGCAAACCACGTAACGCTCCTAAAACAACAACTTGAATTCCATCCGAGATTTGGAAAATAGCGGCAATCAACAGCAATTTTGAAGTGATTAGGATGATTTCTTCGTTATCCAACATTTGAGCTGAATCGGTCATATTCAAAAATAAATGCGGCAAATAATTATGAAATACCACAAAAACTATGGCAAAGAAAGTCTCTAATATAATAGCCAATAGAAAAATAGATCTTGCAACAACAATTAACTTTTTATAATCATTCATTCCTTTGGTATGACTCACT
Proteins encoded:
- the meaB gene encoding methylmalonyl Co-A mutase-associated GTPase MeaB, producing MPNKKPHPSALHEKPGISAPEIISTVSVENIQHFRKIQPSAKELVEGILNENITALSRAITLVESTNTSHLSKANEVINACLPHANKSVRIGITGVPGVGKSTFIEAFGKYLTGLGKKVAVLAVDPSSTISHGSILGDKTRMEELVKDKNAFIRPSASGETLGGVARKTRETITLCEATGFDTIIIETVGVGQSETAVHSMVDFFLLLKISGAGDELQGIKRGIMEMADAIVINKADGDNIKRANLAKLEFNRALHLFPAKKSGWTPTTAACSAITHEGISDVWETIQKFLELTQGNNYFFEKRKEQNQYWMLETINEQLKTNFYSNPEIQKSLDSTKKAVQNDEISPFAAAQLLLEKYFKK